Sequence from the Rhinatrema bivittatum chromosome 6, aRhiBiv1.1, whole genome shotgun sequence genome:
GGCATATAGAAGGGCTTTGACGAGACCATACGGAGCACATCTTGGTTTATCTGCAGAAGGTCAGCGGGTTTGCTGGTTTGGACATTATGGGATGATTTAGAACCAGTTATTTCCCATTATTATGGACTTACAAAGGAGTCATCATAGTCTAGCAGTCATCGTTGTGCATTTGGGGGGGTAATAATGTAAATTCTTGGTGTTGTAGGGGGCTAATTGCAGCAACTCGGAAAGATTTTGTATTCCTGATGAATATGATGCCAAATACCCGTTTTGGGTGGTCAGGCATTGTGCTCAGGTAGAAGTTTGGAAGCGTGGGGGTTGAAAAAGGGTTTTCAGATTCAGCATGATTGGGCTGATGCATGTGTAGGACTGTATAGTTCTGATGGCATGCATTTGTCGGATGTGGGtattgtcttatttatttaacaatgcaCCTCAGGAGCCTTTAAAGAGGTTGGTTTTTTTATATGTAAGGTGGGACTGGCCACAGGTTTGGAGGAACAAGAGCTATTTAGATAATCCTTGtttgtggcggtaaacccgagcctaAGTTGGTAAgttgttacttatttatttatttagttttttatattctgcttttcagcacttcaaagtgtacatgaTTAATTTTAACCCTTGGGgagttatgggggggggggctgctacacgtgGCTGCTTGGCAGTGTGGTCACTGCATTATTACAGGTGCTTCCTGCTGGGACGTGGTAGGGAAAACTGGCAAGTGGCGGGGGTGGTCTTGAGTAGAGGGGGTTTGAGTTGTATGTCATTGGGAAGTGGTGGCATACAGACTTGGGGGAAAGGAGGGGTGATAATTGTTGATTGGCAGGCTTAGGAATGATATTGTTAATAAACCACGGCCATGTTAATTTCCAATTTTGCATACTGTGTTCTTTTGGGGGATGGGAAGCAGGAGAGAATGCTGATATCCTGCCTTGCCCCATGACACTGGACAAGAAAGGAGCTGGGGCTGATAAGAGAATGAGAATTAGAGGAAAGCGGATGAGAGCTTAGGAGAGAAGTAcagagggtggaaatggagaaCTAGGGAATGAGTGAGAGGGAGCTGGGGAAGGAGTGAGACAGAGGAAGAAACTGGGGAGGAGGCAAAAGTGGGAGATGGAAAACTGATAGGTAGATGAGAGGTGAGAGAGACAGGACTGGAGTGTGAGAGAAGGGGAGAATGAGGAGTAAAATTTAGCTATGAGTAGAtagaaaggcagagaagagagaactgaagaaaaaagatgaaagatcaatgtcagaaacagttggagagaaggaagagaagaagacatAGATACAAAAAATGGAAAGGGTACCCTGGAAAAGGACTTAGGTGAAGACTGACTTGAGGAAACTGGAAAAGAGAGACTGGCACCAgcccaattagaaaaataaaaagcccagaccacaaacttaaaaaaaaaatttcagtttgTAGGGATTGGAATGTGTCAGATTCAGGAAACATGCATCTCTTTTGCAAATTATaggataaaatatatttttgtttcacttTCACCAATATTGCACTGCTCATGGTGTCTGGCTTCTCAAAGTTTCCATTTCAGTCTGCatgtttttgtttctaatttatgGTCCCTTAGTCTGTATTAGGTGAGAAGTCTGTACAAGTTCTGAATATGTGACTGAGGAGAAAGATTCGACTAGCATATAGCTCTCATGTAGTGCTCTGTAGAGgtccatttttttctgtttccacaataggtgttctagggcctgatgtaatatttagtgttgacttttcataggtagagttttttttctgtttgagttCTGAGAGTTAATACAGgatacaccctggaagagaggaggtgcaggggatataatacagaccttcagatacctgaaaggatttaatgatgcacaaactttgaaccttttttgttggaaaggaaacggtagaactaggggtcacagaatgaaaatccagggggggaagactcagaaccaacataagaaaatacgtgtttcttcacaaagtgtctggcagtggaatgGAAGGGGTGTGTGTTGCTGTTCCTGAGCTGACACCACAACTTGAATATACTTTTGTTGATTTGCATGGAAACATCCTAGGTCTGTTGTTGGTGGAAtttttgtggatgcagagtgtatgttacAGAACTGGAAGTGAAGGGTTCATGTTGAGATTCATTCTGGCCCATCCTGTATGAACTTCCTTCACTCCCATAAAGAAGAATTTGTTGAATGATGCTATCATATAATTGCAATGGTAGTTTTACAGGGTGGATGAAACTGGATGGGGGTTTCTTTATGTATAGCAAGCCTTTGGTAGTTTTTCTTGTAGTGTCTTTATAGCTAATTTAAAGGTTGGGACTAGGAGTGGGGCGGGGGAGGTAGGTGGCATGATGTatggaaatgtcactttggcttaCCCCACAaatacttctgtctagagatgccactgcaCCTGGTTAAACAGTGTCCTGGGAAGTAAAGGGTGGGTTTCTCCTCAGATGGCACAGCTGCCCGCCTTGCCCTTCTGATGGCCTTGCTGGTAGAGAAAGCTGGGGGCGtggaaattatatatataaaatatgtgtgtgtgtgacacacataggtggagggggagagggagttacTGATGggaatgggaggagggggggggggtaaagaacaaaaaaccccacaacagaCAATAACCATACTGACTTCACTGCAAATCTTTTGCAGATTTCAACtggcaatattattattattccttcAACTCTATTCTtgaactccctcccctcccctccaccattTTACAGATTAAAAGTCAGCATATGAAGGTTATGTGATTGAACACACATTTACAATTACAGAAAGTGCAGCCAGACGTGGCATAGAACTGAGGTAACAATTAGTGTACATTTTCTTTGTAAATTATTCAGGCACTACAGCAGCAGGAACACGGGAAAGATTTAAGTGTAGAAGAGTGGATATTCTCTGGGACACATGCAGACCTAATGGGTCCCACTCCCAACAgttattctatttttattctttttaaattatttacgcACTGACATATAGGACTTCACCAACAGTGTGAGCAAAGACCTACTAATGTTGCTATTTCAGTGGTTAAGAACTGTACctcttttccctttttattttgcattttattttacttttcataAAGAGCTAATGAGAGAAACTGCAAGTTGCTAGAAACTGTTAGAAACTAGCTTAGCAGAATATAAGCAGGAACTCAGCAACCCCCTCTTGGCAACAATAACAATAAGGCATAAGAACAAATTAGAAACCACAATCTGCTTAGAGTAGCACATATAGTATAGACAGGGGAGGATGCATGTGAATGACAGattgtcagagagagagaaatgttgcTCTTTTAGCAGTTGGAAGGAGGCAAGTAGAGATAAGACTGTaccccacctccctccctgcaCTTGGCTTTAGCAAGGACTTTTGCACAGAAAACGTAACTTAGAAACTGCAGGTAGAGGAAGGCATCATGAACAGTATCTTATTGGGCAAGGACATTTGCACATACAgtagggaaaagggaggagagtcaggaacaggattGAACAAGTGGAAGGAGTCAGGGAGATAAGCACAGCAGGGACAAAGGGGTTCAGTAATTGGCTACTGGACccccagaagagaaggtaaggggaggggggtgggggaggagtaaAGAAAAGAGGTTGGCATGAGATGAGCAGCACCTGGACAAAGGGAACAGGgaatgaccaagaaagggaattTGTAAAAACACAGAGGGAGTTAttggggaggggaaagtggggtaGACCAGGGAGGGGGCTTGCTTAGGCTGATAAATGTATACATTGAAAGGCACACTGCTGTGAGGGTGTGCCTACTTGTGTGTGACGCCCGGACTTTGCGTTCACGGTATAATTTCCTGAGAAGGTGCAGTACCACTTCTAACACCAGGAAGCCAGGAAAGACTGGCGTATGCTGGGACACACAGACCAAGTGCGGCGGGACCCCCAGCTATAATGGGGTCTCTTCTACTCCTGCTTGCAGCGGAGGAGACGTGGGTGAGTCAGAGAGTGGCCTGCGCGTGCCTGCTGTTTGTGTACCATGCGCACGTGCTCCCGTCACGCGCTTCCACATAGACAGGCAGTCACGGGCTGGGGCTAGGGATGGCGCAATGCTTGGCAAGCACCGCGAATCCCAGCCCGACCCCCAAGAGGCTGATGCaactggaggagggggagaggccaGGCCAGCACAGTGTGTATATAAGGCGAGGACAAAGGCAGGAGCAGCGTACACAGCGCAGAAAGGGCGATCGGGTGGTGCGGCGCTCTCAGCAAGCTTTGCCGTCTCGCCCCGCCAGCGTTTCAGCCATGAGCACCTCGTTCGTGGAAGCCGGGAAGCTGCAGCCCACAGCCTTTGAGGTCCAGTACTTCGACGAATACGATTTCTACAACCTGACCGATCGCTACACTAGTAAGTGGCTTCCTCCCCTCTCGCCTCTGTCCGATCCCGCCCGGACATAGAGTCTTACATCTTCAGAtcttttaagatttttttatttatcaggagaacgccagactttttttttttttgagtgcaagcgaaaaccttccacaagttattttatgttatttgagGCGCCACTGGAACGGCTCTGATGTGTAAACAAGATCCACTCTTGCGAAATTCTTCCACCCAGAGGAATAAAAGCGCTTTCAACAAGCTCCGAGCCAAGTGGATCTCCTCTGGCTGGGATCGGCAGTCCCTTAGACCTTTTAGTCTGTGGTATTATTGAATTGGGTAGGCTAACAAATGACCTCGACCTCGCAGCCTGCAACGCTGTTGAGTTTCTCAGACAGGAGCTGGGTGCGCTTTACAGAGAGGGCGAGTTCTTAAAGTAGATGCCTCCAGTAACAGATGAGGCACAGGAATTAGGGTGGGTGAAAAAAGGTTTCAGTCTCTTATAACTGAGGTTTGGGAGAAATATCTCAATAAACTCCTCGGAGCACCATGGCGCTTGCATAAAATCATTCTGTAGGAAAAATCGAGATGGTAGTCATTACGCCTGTGAAAGAAGTAGGGAGCTCTTTAAACTTTAgtgtttatttgttgagttttatatagcgtcattcggtaaagccatcataacgatTTATGTGATTGAAAAAAACCGAGTCCGTGGAGGTTGGGAAACAGTTTAAAGACCCAGCAAAAAATGTGTTCTAGTTAGGTAGGTAGTGCATGGATTTTAGAGATGCTGCTGCTATTCCCTTCACATCATGGCCCTGTATCACAAGGCTTACAATAACCTTGTGATAGgttttaatgtttgagtacttgtgacttggattagccactgttggaaacaatactgggcttgatggacccttggtttgacccggTTTCTTATGCCTTAAGTTTTCTTTAGGGCTACTCAGTCTACACCATGCACACAGTACCCGTTTCCTGTGGCAAGAATTGGGACACTTCTGTAGCATACTTGtataaattatatacatatatttgaacatttaaaaaatacatttaatttcACTTCTGAAAAACGTCATCatctggcaaagtggcacaggctAACCGCTagtcagataagtacttatctccCACTGATGTTTCAAGCGATTCCGTGCCCCCTTccagagagaaaatgtgtgttctGCCTGTGCCGAATGCACATTTTCCAGTCAACCTACTTATTTTAACTCTTGATGCATTAGCATGGTATTAGTTTATTGCATCAAAAGTTAAAACTGCACTGAAATCCCACCTTTTCTTTAATGCACAGAtaattgcattggcctgttagggctcttattttctcccattttgggaaaaatgcttagtaaacctttagtaaatatgcCCCTTAGATTTAAAAACCTTCTGTACCTGGATgaaactcaccttgagctaccattGAAAAGGTGTGAACTAAATctatctaaagaaaaaaaaaaagtagagatcAATTCAGGAGATGAAGGGAAAACAAGGATTCATTCTCATTCTTACTTGGCACCTATGCTCACACACAGTACTAATCCTGTCTCATCTACCCATCTTATTTATCTCCTTTCTTACATGCACAAACAACTCCTATTGCTTAGGAATAGCAGCAGTTTGGGACTGTATCCTCCTCCTTTGCTACTGGGGCCCAGCTTGCCGTTTGAACTGCATGGGATGTGACTGTATTATGTGGTTCATAGCAAGAGTCAGGTCTTGGGCAGAGGAGGATGCAGCCAAGGCACCACTGCTGGCTTAGATGATTGGTGcaggcagctgtgggtgggactGTGCACTACTTGGGCAGAGCAACTATTGGTATATTTGTGTGAACTGATGTGCACAGCTGCAGCCTGGGAATCTCACCATTGACTAATCTGCTTCTCTTATTGCCAGGTGGGGCCAGCCGCAAAGGACGCACCAAGAAAGAGGCCAGCGAGAACACCAATCGCAGCAATCCTTGTGGGCATGAGCGCAAAATTGTAGACAAGTTGCAGCGGACAGAGGCCAAGAAGAAGGACCACAACGTGCAGGAGTGAGAGAGACACAGGTGAGAGCAGAATAGGTCACAGATGGGAGTCACAAGAAAGCTAGTGGACCACAAAGGTCTAGCATGCAGGGAGTAATAATGAGGCGATAGGACAGAGCAGTAAAATGGTAGAGAGGGTTTTGAcattctccttttctctttggaCTCTCAAAGGCAAACCGGACTGTACTCTCAGGTTTCTAGAAATACGGCTCTGGCTTCGGAATGCAACTTTGGATCTGTAACGGCTCAGACGCGGTGATTTCACCACTGGCGGTGGCCATGGATCAAGGCTGAAGGCAACAGGGGGAAGAAAATGAAGGTTCTGTACAAGCTCAGCATTCTTACCCTCAGTCTGTTTGAGAATAGCTTATTATTTTAAGGTGGCAGAAGGCTTGCATGGAGATCTTCTGCCTCAGGCAGTGGCAGAGAGAGGTCAAGGAAGAACAAAGCCCAGCACTCCCTTTGCATGCAGGAGGAGCTTCAAGGAGAGGTAGTGTGATAGATGGTTGAGGATTAGTCACTAACGGGCTGTCATTAGGGAAgtagctgagccagtcctggttttattcccctcacccccctggggctgatgcaataaaatgcatTCAGCTTAGCACACATTTTGGATGCCTAGAtcagcacctgatgcaataagaaaatgagcgtgtccaaaacacccacgcaaacaaatgcatagccaatagcctcatctatgtggaatttacatgtgatgggcactATTAGCTATTCTTCTTCCAATGCAGGAAAGTGTTGGGTGCCCAACGCATTCTTCTTAATGCTGTAAATTCAACTTTACTCCACAGCGGTGGAGTAAAGTCAATTCATGAGTCAAgggcttaagaaaaaaaaagcagccccCTGTATCCTCATACTtagacacttaaatttactgcttgcactgttgaaaaataaatgtatactgGCTTGATTTACAAAAATTATGGCCACACATGTAAGATGCCCATAGCAAGGAGCATTTAAATTAGCTTGAAGAAGTAAGATaaaaaatggacactcgtattgAGCTCCCATTGCAAGGTGGGCACCTAGTGCATTGGAGCACTACAGGGACACAATTCCCTAGTGTACCCTTTTTATGCAGTTCCTCACTTAAATACAGCATCGGGGGCCCAGGGAAGTGTGTTAGGAAACCAGGCGCTCAATATGAGCACCAGTTTTCAGCAtgtgtcttattgcatcagctccATTGGAAATATAAATCTGTCATAACCTGTGTAGCAGAGCTACAAGTCTCCAGgtgcagtgggataaaaccaggattaACGCAGTAAGGCAAAATAGTGGGGAATGGGGATCACTTCAGACCTTTTTGAAGTGATTTTTTAAGTAATCTAGTTTTAATTTAGACTATTGTAGATTTGTGTGACATTAAACTGTAAACATTATGAAAACCGTGTGTGGGGTAAAACAGCTCTCTTTCGTGCAGGCTTGTCAGGGAGATTAATCCACAGCTTGTCTGCAAGTTTCTACTTTGCACCTTGTGTGCAATCAGATCGTTTGTGTAGTAAgctgtaaaataatttttatacatAATCAGGAGCCTGTAAATGGTGTCCCATCACTACCAGGAATCGAGACAGTGGTATTCATGTACACATGCAGCATGTAATGATTTCTGGGATgggcataggttatttttcctagCTTTTGTTTTACTTCTATGTAAAATAAAGAGTGgtgcaaaaaaacaaatcttgtacaagagttcttttttggttttaCTTGTCACATTGCAGCTCCCATCAGATCTAATAGCCTGCTCCCCACTGTAGTGGATTATTCTTTATCAGTGTGCCCATTACTAACAATCCTCCAAAGCCAGcaggcaataaagaaaaaaaaaatgaaattaaagtgGTCAAGTTATACTCATTCAATTGAAAACATTTATTGCATTTGTACAAAAATACTACACTACAAAAGGGGAAGCTACAGCTGCCTGTAGGTTCCATCCAGTCCCCCagtggttataaaatacaaggagCTGTGGTCCTCGGCCAGTGAAAGATGGCCCAAGGCCCTCATAACCCACACAAGCCAAACCCTCTCACAGTGCAAATATATGAAATTGCTGGTGGAATAAGCAGAAGGCTTCTCACGAATGGTATTAGCAGTCCTCCAAGAGTTCTTGCTTAAAGCCAGAATTCTGAGCTGGAAAAGCAGCACAGCCCCTAAcccccagcagcagtggctcagTGAAAGAGTGTAGTTGCAGCACTTACTACACTGCTGTTGAAATCCACAGGAGCTGGGTGGTGCTACTGCTATTTGAAACCTAAAGCTGAAGAGGAGGCACTTACATTATGAGCTGCATAGTTAAGGGGGTGTGGAAAAAGGTATGGCCTCAAAAGGTAGTCAAGACCTCTGCAATATGCTGGCACTGAGCTGTAGCGTGGTTGGAGAGTCACCGTGCACTCGCTTCCTTAAAGAGATCTTTCATActtagtcttgctgtcttaagAGTTGTGGTATTCATGGACAggcctcaaaagccacaaacaggtcacaTTTTCAAGAtatctttaatgaatatgcatgagacagatctgaATACAACTGAGGTGAATGCAATCCTGACATGCATTTTCATTAAAGATATGCTGAAACCCCATCCGTGACCCTGGGGATTGGAAGTGAATACCACTATCTTAGAATGAGACCGCAGTGGGATAAGTGGCAGCTGCCACTGCACATCACAGCTAGCTTGCAATGGATtctctagagcagggcttcccaaacctgtcctgggggaccccacaGCAGTCAGActgtcaggatatccctaatgaatatgcatgagaaatttgcatataccgagtctccatgatatgcataTTTACTGTGGCTGTGGGATCAACAGGTTTGGGAGGCCCTGCTGTAGAGGCAGTGAGGACTGGAGAGAGTTATCACAGCTTATTCAGGATAAGGCCTGAGCAGGGAGAGAAAGCCACTGCTACAAAATAAACACTCAATCATCCTATAAAAGCAAGGCTAGGCACCTTTGGTcctggagtaccacaaacagatctggttttcaggagatccacactgaatatgcatgagctatggAGGTagtacatctcatgcatattcagcaaggatatcctaaaaaccagatgCATTAGTGGCCTAGAGTTCCTAAACCCTACCATAAAGAACTGTAAGAAAATGTTTCATTTGAGAAGGAAGGCAGACAGAGGAAATCTGTATGATAAAGAAGTCAGaatcagtgggggaggggaacaaTTCACAATAGCATGGGCGTAGACCAGTCTTCTCAAGAGTCCTCAGGGCACAACTCAGTCatctttttaggatatccacaaggaatttgtatacaatggaagcagtgcatgcaaagctctctcatgcctattcattggatatcctgaaaatctgctcagtttgcagcccttgaggactgggaGCTGCCTGCCTTGCAGTCGCAGGGCTGTATAAGGCTCGAGCTGATATCACACAACCGGCAGTATCCCTACCAGAGGAGCTGCAGTCCATGTCAGATTATCCTTAGATGCAGGTAGTGAAATATTCCCTTCCTAACATGGGGAGAGAACAATGTTCTAGCTAAGGGCAGAGTTATTATTCTTACAACTTGGGGGTGAAAAACTTGTCATACAGTAAagagtggaggaaaagaaacaaatGCTCCTACAGCTATCTGCACAACGGGCAGCTTCTCCCATGGCTCAGGGTAAGAGTCTGATCTCACATTTAAGGCAGTCAGATTACAAGCATTGGCTACGTCACAGGGATGAGGGGGGAGGGTTTCCCACCACAGGGTCAGTGTCAGGAAATTCACAGCTTCTGAGATTCTCAAGGAGAGAAAGCAGGTCAGACGTCTTGCTCTAAAGGCAGGCACAAACCCTACTTGCCtgcacgtacccagatcagtccagacacatcTTGGGCAGCATCCCTCGTGCAAGGAGAGGGCTGCGGAGTTTCTAATCTTCATTCCTTCCCCTTGCATAGAGATGTGGAGGTgacaggtaggagagagagatTAGGGCAGGATTGTTTTCTCCAGAGCCAGGTAAGAGGGTGCAGAGACAGCACCGATGGGCAGGAGATTGGATATAAGATGGGACCCATAGCATCAGCGCTGCTTCTCCattctgcagagagagagagagagtggtggcaGCTGTGTGTCCATCCTTTCACCTCAGATCCCTGTGTCCGCCTGCCTCCAGCGAGGGAGGTAAAGATCTGACTTCTCTCTCAGCTCAGGTCCTGCTCCCCGATACTCTGCCGCAGGTATTCTTCATACAGCTGCTTCTGTGAAGAGAAGGGAAATCAGCGGGAAGGAAGCACTCTCCCAGCGTAACATCTTTAATGGGAAG
This genomic interval carries:
- the NUPR1 gene encoding nuclear protein 1, encoding MAQCLASTANPSPTPKRLMQLEEGERPGQHSVYIRRGQRQEQRTQRRKGDRVVRRSQQALPSRPASVSAMSTSFVEAGKLQPTAFEVQYFDEYDFYNLTDRYTSGASRKGRTKKEASENTNRSNPCGHERKIVDKLQRTEAKKKDHNVQE